The Campylobacter concisus genome has a window encoding:
- a CDS encoding type IV pilus twitching motility protein PilT: MDLIEQLRAQSSDAQTKASESNLSGDIQTLLKTVVFNKASDLHLVSRSEPQIRIDGTLRPLEFGVLSGKDIENLCYALITDAQKSELENNKELDFAIELPNIGRFRGNYYYTMNGDLAAAFRIIPIDIPSLDDLNAPQIFKYIIKREKGLILVTGPTGSGKSTTLAAMLNEINLNYRKHIITVEDPVEFVHNNKKALFSHRNIGTDTHSYSKALKFALREDPDIILVGEMRDRETISTAITAAETGHLVFGTLHTNSAIQTINRIVDSFDGSEQLQVRNMLSVSLTAVISQSLIPKIGGGRCAVHEILINNMAISNLIRENKVHQIYSQMQLNQQQTGMSTQTQALMKALKEGLITKENALAYSTSQQELQNLIGTV; the protein is encoded by the coding sequence ATGGATCTAATCGAACAACTAAGAGCGCAAAGCTCGGATGCCCAAACCAAAGCATCAGAGAGCAATCTCTCTGGTGACATCCAAACGCTTTTAAAAACCGTTGTTTTTAATAAAGCCAGTGACCTCCACCTAGTCTCAAGGTCTGAGCCTCAAATAAGGATAGATGGCACTTTAAGGCCGCTTGAATTTGGCGTGCTAAGTGGCAAAGATATAGAAAATTTATGCTACGCTCTAATCACAGACGCCCAAAAGAGTGAGCTTGAAAATAATAAAGAGCTTGACTTTGCTATTGAGCTTCCAAATATCGGACGCTTTCGTGGTAACTACTACTACACGATGAATGGCGATCTAGCCGCAGCTTTTCGTATCATACCTATCGACATCCCTTCGCTTGATGATCTAAATGCACCACAAATTTTTAAATATATCATCAAACGAGAAAAGGGTCTTATCCTGGTTACTGGACCAACAGGCAGTGGTAAATCAACGACGCTTGCTGCGATGCTTAATGAGATAAATTTAAATTATAGAAAGCACATTATCACCGTTGAGGACCCAGTCGAGTTTGTGCATAACAACAAAAAAGCCCTATTTTCACATAGAAATATCGGCACCGACACGCACTCTTACTCAAAGGCGCTAAAATTTGCACTTCGTGAGGATCCAGATATTATACTTGTGGGCGAGATGAGGGATAGAGAGACGATCTCTACGGCTATTACAGCAGCTGAGACTGGGCACCTAGTCTTTGGCACTCTTCACACAAACTCAGCTATACAAACTATAAATAGGATCGTTGATAGCTTTGATGGAAGCGAGCAGCTTCAAGTAAGAAATATGCTTAGCGTTTCGCTAACTGCTGTCATCTCACAAAGTCTGATCCCAAAAATAGGCGGCGGAAGGTGCGCTGTGCATGAAATTTTGATAAATAACATGGCAATTTCAAACTTGATACGCGAAAACAAAGTGCATCAAATTTACTCTCAAATGCAGCTAAATCAGCAACAAACTGGCATGAGCACGCAGACTCAAGCCCTGATGAAAGCGCTAAAAGAGGGCTTGATCACAAAAGAAAACGCGCTAGCCTACTCAACTAGCCAACAAGAACTTCAAAATTTAATAGGAACTGTATGA
- a CDS encoding CvpA family protein, producing the protein MDLVTWFDIIVIALVLILGVKGIINGLIKETFGLIGLIGGLVVASRFSDVAESFISKNIYKFENPSFLQFVAFIGLWLVFWLVCLLVGKFLSKMVSVSGLGFLDRLGGFVMGSGKIFLTFSAVVAVMSGTSLNKMIEPYFTNSKVYPLLLETGRWITNIDVKNIKNELDEMVVRPKDTNKSDAFISMDANASTNTDTNVTKGEEK; encoded by the coding sequence ATGGATTTAGTAACTTGGTTTGACATTATCGTCATCGCCCTTGTCCTGATACTTGGTGTAAAAGGCATAATAAACGGGCTTATAAAAGAGACTTTTGGACTTATCGGACTTATCGGCGGTCTAGTTGTCGCTAGTAGATTTTCAGATGTAGCTGAGAGCTTCATAAGCAAAAATATCTATAAATTTGAAAATCCTTCATTTTTACAATTTGTCGCATTTATCGGACTTTGGCTAGTCTTTTGGCTAGTTTGTCTGCTAGTTGGCAAATTTTTATCAAAGATGGTTTCAGTAAGCGGGCTTGGCTTTTTAGATAGGCTTGGTGGATTTGTCATGGGAAGTGGCAAAATTTTCCTCACATTTTCAGCAGTAGTCGCCGTGATGTCAGGCACTTCGCTAAATAAAATGATCGAGCCATACTTCACAAACAGCAAAGTCTATCCGCTCCTACTTGAAACTGGTAGATGGATAACAAATATTGATGTGAAAAACATCAAAAATGAGCTAGATGAGATGGTAGTAAGACCAAAGGATACAAACAAGAGTGATGCATTTATATCAATGGATGCAAATGCAAGCACAAACACCGACACAAACGTCACTAAAGGGGAAGAAAAATGA
- a CDS encoding Fur family transcriptional regulator — MIENLEYDALLEKFKRVLRDNGLKYTKQREILLKTLYNNDEHFTPERLYLFIKETYPELNIGIATVYRTLNLLEESEMVTSISFGSQGKKFELATKPHHDHMICRKCGLIIEFEDPMIEKRQISIAKEHGFKLTGHMMQLYGICEKCSKNNIKGK; from the coding sequence ATGATAGAAAATTTAGAATATGATGCCTTGCTTGAGAAATTTAAAAGAGTTCTTCGCGACAACGGTTTAAAATATACAAAACAGCGTGAAATTTTACTAAAAACGCTTTATAACAACGACGAGCACTTTACGCCAGAGAGGCTATATCTTTTCATAAAAGAGACCTATCCTGAGCTAAATATCGGCATCGCAACTGTTTATAGAACGCTAAATTTACTAGAAGAATCAGAGATGGTAACATCTATCAGCTTTGGCTCGCAGGGCAAGAAATTTGAGCTTGCCACAAAGCCACACCACGACCACATGATATGTAGAAAGTGCGGCCTTATCATAGAATTTGAAGATCCTATGATAGAAAAAAGGCAGATAAGCATCGCAAAAGAGCATGGCTTTAAACTAACTGGTCACATGATGCAGCTTTATGGAATTTGCGAAAAATGTTCAAAAAATAATATAAAGGGAAAGTAA